A DNA window from Chelativorans sp. AA-79 contains the following coding sequences:
- a CDS encoding alpha/beta hydrolase produces the protein MPSLLRQLVLSSAVSIALLATPALSLELGPFKDRLFAYPPVLESSDGGDYRVINYREMRDINGRDAVPERRVHGRYVATEIRRMQQDLVLKTHTGPVPHFAVGRTENARVITIYLHGQGGNRHQGVNDFTFGGNFNRIKNLMGRNGGLYLSPDFTDFEGQGATEILALLSYYAARSPRAPIFVACGSMGGALCWRIARSEALAPRLGGLLLLGSFWDDGFLGSSAFARRVPVFFGHGSRDTVFPVENQEAFYRRISKTPGYPARFVRFETGSHGTPIRMTDWRETLNWMLSVDR, from the coding sequence ATGCCGTCACTGTTGCGCCAGCTCGTTTTGTCATCTGCCGTATCGATAGCGCTCCTCGCCACGCCAGCCCTCTCCCTCGAACTCGGCCCCTTCAAGGACCGGCTCTTCGCCTATCCGCCCGTTCTGGAAAGCAGCGACGGCGGCGACTACCGCGTGATCAACTACCGCGAGATGCGCGACATCAACGGCCGCGATGCGGTGCCCGAGCGCCGCGTGCACGGGCGCTATGTCGCGACGGAAATCCGGCGCATGCAGCAGGACCTGGTGTTGAAGACCCACACCGGGCCGGTTCCGCATTTCGCGGTGGGCAGAACCGAGAATGCGCGCGTGATCACGATCTATCTGCACGGGCAGGGCGGCAACCGGCATCAGGGCGTGAATGACTTCACCTTCGGCGGCAATTTCAACCGTATCAAGAACCTGATGGGCCGCAATGGCGGCCTTTATCTTTCGCCGGATTTCACCGATTTCGAAGGGCAGGGGGCGACGGAAATCCTGGCGCTTCTGTCCTACTATGCCGCCCGCTCGCCGCGGGCGCCGATCTTCGTGGCCTGCGGCTCCATGGGTGGGGCGCTCTGCTGGCGCATCGCGCGGTCGGAAGCCCTCGCCCCGAGGCTTGGCGGCCTCCTTCTCCTCGGCTCCTTCTGGGACGACGGATTCCTGGGCTCTTCCGCTTTTGCACGCCGTGTGCCGGTCTTCTTCGGCCATGGCAGCCGTGACACGGTCTTTCCCGTCGAGAACCAGGAAGCCTTCTACCGCCGCATAAGCAAGACGCCCGGCTATCCTGCCCGTTTCGTGCGTTTCGAAACCGGCAGCCACGGCACGCCCATCCGCATGACGGACTGGCGCGAGACGCTCAACTGGATGCTTTCGGTCGACCGTTGA